TTGGGGCCTCACGGAGGATCGCCATCCGGTGGCACGGCGCACGCGCCGCCTTTCGCTCGACGAACTCGTCGCCGGCGTGCTGCTGCGCTACCCGATCTACTTGAACCGCGCGACGGGGCAGTTCACGACGCCCGAGGTGGTGATGGACCAGCTCGTGGCCGAGCGCGAGCGGCGGGCGGACGCGCGGACCGTGAAGGTGTCGTGGCCGCGGCGACAGCTGCGCAAACTGGCGGCCGCGACCCGGGGGGTGCTGCATGCTCCCTGACTTCGGCGTCACCAGCGCGCTGCTGCTGCAGGGGCCCAATGGCCCGTTCTTCGCCCGCTTGGCCGCGGAGCTGCGCGCGCGCGGCGCGCGCGTCACCAAGGTCAACTTCAACCCGGGCGACGCGCTGTTCTTCCGCGGCCCCGACGCCGTCGCCTACCGCGAGCCGATGGAACGCTGGCCGGCATGGTGCGCGCGGCTGATGGACGAGCGCGGCATCGACGGCGTGTTCCTCTACGGGGATTGCCGCCCGCTGCACCGGCAGGCGATCGAGGTCGCGCGCGCCCGCGGTGCGGCGGTGTGGGTGTTCGAGGAGGGCTACCTGCGCCCGGACTTCGTCACG
Above is a window of Deltaproteobacteria bacterium DNA encoding:
- a CDS encoding capsular biosynthesis protein, with the translated sequence MLPDFGVTSALLLQGPNGPFFARLAAELRARGARVTKVNFNPGDALFFRGPDAVAYREPMERWPAWCARLMDERGIDGVFLYGDCRPLHRQAIEVARARGAAVWVFEEGYLRPDFVTCERGGVNGYSSMPRDPQVFRREAAALADLDPPAPVGNVFPRWAWYTAANAVACTLFGWRYPHYRHHRDVHALR